tgtcccccattgtatctgCTTACAGAACTGGTGTCAAATCCCGTTCACATCCTTATGTCATCCGGCCCAGCTCCCTGCCCATATGCTGCGCTTGTTGGGAGCACAGCATAGGGTCAGGGTAACTCCAATACTCACCTTTCACCACTCCACCAATGCAGCAGCCATGCTCCTCATGTGCCCGTTGTATGAGCCGGCTTCAGAGGTAGACCAATAAAGTTTGTGCTCCCCTGGTTAATTGTAAAGCATTTGCCTTCATAAAGATTGATGTGAAAGTCCCTAAAACAGCAGTAGCTGTGCAGCCCGCAGAGGAATGGACATGTGGAAACATGCAGCCTTGTTGTGGAAGGCAGTGCCCAGTCAGAGTGCTGCCACTCCCGCCTGTCCTGGAATTCAGAGCAGTCCTACCACACGCTGCTGTGATACAGGCACCttctacatatatactgtgtacCTGTAAACTAATGGAAGTGTTCACACTTCACCTATTCACACGAATGGAATTCATTTTAGTCACAGCAACATAAGAGAACACCAAGAAACTCGTCTTACTACTGACACCTCTCATAACCAGAGCCCGGAGTCTGAACCCGCCCAAACATGTCacgcatcacatgaccatgacatcatcgaaGGTCCTTTCTCCAGCCAGGCTGTAGCATCTGCCATAGTTATGTAGCTGTGTGCATTCTGTGGGATAGTTAGGTCCAGGAGGAGGATGTCTGCCCTCCGGAGCGTGGGGCTCCCTGCTGCTCTGCTGGCTGCTACTGGAGGGGTGGCCCTGGTGACCTGGAGGTACCTGAAAGCTAAGAAACACGGGGCAGCCCAGGAGGAAGTTGTATCAGATGCCTCCATAATAGGTGAGCAGTATAAGGAAGCAAAGCAAGTGTTACATGCAGGCAAACATGTGTCTCCAGTAGAGAATGAAGGGAGCACAAATGGCTCACAAGGGAATGAGAAGAATGCACTATCAGGCGCCTCACCAGCGTGTGAGGAAAAGAAGAGCGCAGCAGCTCCAGTCACATCAGTAATCCAGGAGGAAAAGAAGAGCGCAGCAGCACCAGTCACATCTGTAATAGAGGAGGAAAAGAAGAGCGCAGCAGCTCCAGTTACATCAGTAATCCAGGAGGAAAAGAAGAGCGCAGCAGCACCAGTCACATCTGTAATAGAGGAGGAAAAGAAGAGCGCAGCAGCTCCAGTCACATCTGTAATAAAGGAGGAAAAGAAGAGCGCAGCAGCTCCAGTCACATCTGTAATAAAGGAGGAAAAGAAGAGTGCAGCAGCTCCAGTCACTTCTGTAATCCAGGGGGAAAAGAAGAGCGCAGCAGCTCCAGTCACTTCTGTAATAAAGGAGGAAAAGAAGAGCGCAGCAGCTCCAGTCACTTCTGTAATCCAGGAGGAAAAGAAGAGCCCAGCAGCTCCAGTCACTTCTGTAATACAGGAGGAAAAGAAAAGCGCAGCAGCACCAGTCACATCTGTAATAGAGGAGGAAAAGAAGAGCGCAGCAGCTCCAGTCACATCTGTAATAAAGGAGGAAAAGAAGAGCGCAGCAGCTCCAGTCACATCTATAACTCAAGAACAAAAGATTACACATGGGAACAAGGATGCAAACCCAAATGTTGCTGTAAATGAGGAGAAATGT
The DNA window shown above is from Engystomops pustulosus chromosome 1, aEngPut4.maternal, whole genome shotgun sequence and carries:
- the ARL9 gene encoding ADP-ribosylation factor-like protein 9 isoform X1 — its product is MSALRSVGLPAALLAATGGVALVTWRYLKAKKHGAAQEEVVSDASIIGEQYKEAKQVLHAGKHVSPVENEGSTNGSQGNEKNALSGASPACEEKKSAAAPVTSVIQEEKKSAAAPVTSVIEEEKKSAAAPVTSVIQEEKKSAAAPVTSVIEEEKKSAAAPVTSVIKEEKKSAAAPVTSVIKEEKKSAAAPVTSVIQGEKKSAAAPVTSVIKEEKKSAAAPVTSVIQEEKKSPAAPVTSVIQEEKKSAAAPVTSVIEEEKKSAAAPVTSVIKEEKKSAAAPVTSITQEQKITHGNKDANPNVAVNEEKCHNVESSALQEQCYRTSIQTTEEAHHSPVDKGISDTQHKEKHAPCKQVLVLGLDGSGKTSILNTVGANKGKIITTPTEGVNAMCISNGNSKMEFLEIGGSEQLRPYWKMYLSRAFAVVFVVDSADHGRLPLAKRHLHQLIQQDSVVPLLVLANKQDLQNAHHIPEIHDALALSEICENRKLFLIGTYVTKDGSEISSGIQDTKEFLAQLLLENSAEMK